Below is a genomic region from Neisseria zoodegmatis.
TTTATATAAAACAATATATTATATTCAGGATTAACTGTCTTATAGAATTTATAGTTTCAAATCGAAACACGGAAAACACTTTTTACACTAAAAATGGCGCTTTCCATTCTTGCAACAAATTTGCAACACGCATTGTGCTAACAATGAGATTTACAGAAAATTTTACCGTCTAAAATCGAAACAAAATTTACTTAAATTTAACATAAATATACTAAATCAAAGATTTTACGATTCAAAAAAACAGGAAATTTTGGCTATTTTTACAAACCCATCATTTTGGTCAAGCCCTGCCATACAGATGGGCAAGGAAACAGCTTAACGGTACAAATCTTGATAGCCGCCATCTCGCGCGACATCCACACACTCAGCTAAAATACCAAAATTGCCATCCTTACCAACTGCCAATGGAATTATTCTGGCCTTATCTTGCCCTCGCCTCTTCCTCGTTCACATCAGCCACCATCCTACCCGGCACCTCAGAGGCCGCTTTTATTTTATTTGTTACCAACCATCCCTCAGCACAAATAGAAGCACTCTTCATCGCCGGTCTATTTAACGGTTTAGGCAGCGTTGTCTCTTATTTTATGGGGCGATACATACCGCTCCGTAAAAGGCCGTCTGAAAAAATATCCAATCTACTTCAACACTACGGCATTTGGAGCCTACTCTTTGCATGGCTGCCCATATTAGGAGACGGACTGCCGATTGCTGCCGGCTGGTTAAGACTGAATGCTTGGAAATGCAGCACAATTTTAATTACCGGCAAATTCATACGCTACGCCATGTTACTGGCAGGATTGAAATTTTGGATGTAAATCCATACATCTTCTAAAACCGATATCAGCACATTTCAAAAGGTCATACCTTAAGTCTCTTCATATCTAACTAAACTCATAATATCCCATTAATAGAAATCAACAATTTATCTTACTGTTAGGTAAAACCAATCTTAATCTAACAATACCCATCTTCAGGTTTTCTCTAGCAGGAAAATACCGTAAGATGCCGTCTGAAAACACATTGTCAGGATACCTACATGCCACGCTTCCTTCCCGAGCCCACCAAACCCCATTCTCACCAACAAAAAACCGCCGTACTGCTACTCAACCTAGGAACGCCCGAAGCACCAACCGCCGAAGCTGTCCGCCCATATTTACGCGACTTTCTCTCAGATAAACGCGTGGTAGAACTCCCCGGACTGCTTTGGCAGCCGATATTGCGCGGGTTGGTACTGACACTGCGCCCCCAAAAAAGCGCTCACGGTTATCAAAAAGCATGGCTGCCTGAAGGTTCCCCATTGGCCGTTTATACCCAAAAACAAGCAGAATTGTTGGCCGAAAACCTACCTAATGTTATCGTGCGCCACGCCATGACCTACGGCTCACCGAGCGCAACTCAAGTTTTAAGCGAATTAAAAGCACAAGGCGTAACCCAAGTGTTGGCCATTCCCCTTTATCCGCAATACGCCGCCTCAAGCACAGGCGCCGCACTGGATAAAATATTTGAAGTGTTGCTTAAACAGAGAAATCAAATAAGCCTCCGCACCGTTTCCCGCTTTTATGACAACGCACACTATATCGATGCCATGAAACAGCAAGTAGAAGCCTTTTGGTCACATCATGGCCGCGGAGAAAAGCTGATGCTAAGTTTTCACGGTATTCCGCAAAAAAACCATGATCAAGGCGATCCCTATCTCCACGAATGCCATCAAACCGCCGAATTATTAGCCGACGCCTTGTCACTTACAAAAAGTGATTACATCGTGTCCTTTCAAAGCCAATTCGGCAAAGCAAAGTGGATAGGCCCAAGCACGCAAAACCTATTTGACGAACTCCCAAAACAAGGCATAACCAAACTAGACGTTTTCTGCCCCGGCTTTGTCAGCGACTGCTTAGAAACCATGGAGGAAATCGCCATCGCAGGTAGAGAGCAGTTTCACGCAGCCGGCGGCCAGCAATATCAATACATACCTTGTTTGAACACCCACCCTGCATGGATTAACGCTTTAACCAATATAGCCAAACAAAATATTCAAGGTTGGAACCATTAAACCGTTTTCAGACGGCCAGAATAACATCTTGCTGTTTTCAAAGACCCCTATTGAATTTATACTAAACAGCCTAAATTTAGATGAGTAATACAGCTCGCTCGAGCAACGAAACACACCATCACAAGCATTTGTAAAGGAATAGAATCATGTCAGAAGAAACCCCGATTATCTTCACAGAAAGCTGCTGTGCAAAAGTAGCCGATTTGATCGCAGAAGAAAACAATCCCGATTTAAAACTACGTGTCTTCGTTAATGGAGGTGGCTGCTCAGGCTTTCAATACGGCTTCACTTTCGACGAAATCAAAAATGATGACGACTTTGAAATTGAAAAAAACGGCCTGACTTTCTTAGTCGATCCGATGAGCTATCAATACTTGGTAGGCGCAGAAATCGACTATACTGAAAGCTTGCAAGGCTCACAATTCGTCATCCGTAATCCCAATGCCACCACGACCTGTGGCTGTGGCTCTTCTTTTTCAGTCTAAACAGCTACTAAAATTGAGACAAAATAACAGGCGACCTGGTAAAAAAGGCCGCCTGCTATTTATAAAGCAGCGAGAAAGAGCATTCTGACGAAAAACTGCCTACAAACTTCCTAGCTCGCCTTTCAAGCTGTCTGCAAATAAAAAATTTACATCTTGATAAAGACATAATTTATAATTATGCGACCCTTTTAAAAAATTCAAAAATCATAAAATTTTAATTTTTTTTAGTTTAATACCCGTTTGTATGTAAGCTATCGTAAATTTTTACCGCTTAGATACATTTAACTGACAAAAATCAGTTAATAGCATACCCTTATTCTCCGATATTTAAGAATCGGGTTTAACCAAAGAAATTGCCTTTGGTAATTTTGCGACTACACAACATGAACAACAAATCCGAAATTCCACAGCAAGACTTTACGGAAGAATAATGCAGAATCAAAAATTGTATGATGTCTACGTGTCTTATCCTCCCGGCGTAGACAAAGAAAGAATCAATGCTTGCCTTCTCGATAATTTACCCGAGAATGAGGCCAATGACTTAATTCAAGCATTGGCCGAACGGCCTCAAGCTATCATTGCTGAAAACTGCACCAAAGACGAGCGTGAAAATGCACAGCATTATTTCAGCTATCTAGGCTTAGATGTGATTATCCGTCATTCACTCGAATTATTGCCGGATGAAAATGAGGATGAAGAAGAAGTAAAAAAAATCGTCGATCAATGCCCAGTTTGCCGAACCATAATAGAAAATCCGGAAGATACCCCCGAATGCCCGACCTGTCGCTTACACTTCTCTTCTGCAACCGAAGCAGTAATACAGCGTAAACGAATAGAATGGGAAGAAAAAGTAGCTTTCCAACATAAAAAACAACAGGAAATCGCTTTAAAACTCCACCTTGAACAGCAAGCAGAAGAGAAACGCTTGCGTAAACAAATTAGAGCGGAGCTGGAAGAAAAACTTGAACGGGAACTCGGCCGACCAAGCTGGAAATCTTTTTTAAAAGGACGTAAAGCTTTATTGTTAGTTGTATTTATTTTGCTTATCGGACTTATTTTAATTGGCGCCGGCTACTTTCTTGCACGCTTTATGAAATAAATTACGAAATCAAACAAAAAAGCTCTAAACTTCAATAGAATCAATCTATTAGTTTAGAGCTTTTTATATACTGAAAATTAGTTATGCCGCACATAAATTTTGTTTCGCTATGGAGTTACCCGCCTTAGATCGAAGAGATCGACTTTATAAGCCACTGAATTGATTAATCTTACACGCTTTCTCGACCACTTTTACTTGTTTGCGACCATATCACAAATAAACTCATCCGCCTTATCCCATACAATGTACAAACAAATAGATATGAGATAGATTATGAGTTCTAAAAACAAAAAGCTGAATCCTAATAACCCAAGGATTCAGCCTTTCATGTCGTTTGTAAAACTATTGCA
It encodes:
- a CDS encoding YqaA family protein, with translation MELFWPYLALASSSFTSATILPGTSEAAFILFVTNHPSAQIEALFIAGLFNGLGSVVSYFMGRYIPLRKRPSEKISNLLQHYGIWSLLFAWLPILGDGLPIAAGWLRLNAWKCSTILITGKFIRYAMLLAGLKFWM
- the hemH gene encoding ferrochelatase, producing MPRFLPEPTKPHSHQQKTAVLLLNLGTPEAPTAEAVRPYLRDFLSDKRVVELPGLLWQPILRGLVLTLRPQKSAHGYQKAWLPEGSPLAVYTQKQAELLAENLPNVIVRHAMTYGSPSATQVLSELKAQGVTQVLAIPLYPQYAASSTGAALDKIFEVLLKQRNQISLRTVSRFYDNAHYIDAMKQQVEAFWSHHGRGEKLMLSFHGIPQKNHDQGDPYLHECHQTAELLADALSLTKSDYIVSFQSQFGKAKWIGPSTQNLFDELPKQGITKLDVFCPGFVSDCLETMEEIAIAGREQFHAAGGQQYQYIPCLNTHPAWINALTNIAKQNIQGWNH
- the erpA gene encoding iron-sulfur cluster insertion protein ErpA — translated: MSEETPIIFTESCCAKVADLIAEENNPDLKLRVFVNGGGCSGFQYGFTFDEIKNDDDFEIEKNGLTFLVDPMSYQYLVGAEIDYTESLQGSQFVIRNPNATTTCGCGSSFSV